A stretch of Lentibacillus sp. JNUCC-1 DNA encodes these proteins:
- a CDS encoding FAD-dependent oxidoreductase, with translation MSTKLTDNVQSYWHKIYQKDQENTLQEDIQTDVVVAGGGIAGVMSAYFLAKSGKRVALLEARELYSGTTGFTTAKLTAQHNLIYDEMINRYGQKTAQQYYQANMEGIAFVKELANQYGIDCDLEEQDAFVFTEQIQHKDKLKKEYDAYQKLGIEGAFVEDLPLDLDISAAVMMRHQAQFHPVKFLQGIVKEIKALGGYVFEHTPVMDLSVDKQVTCHTDSDYTVTADDVVLATHLPVYEPGKKFYSSHVKTESSYALAVKSSYEFPEGMYINNDLPKRTLRSIRDNGENYLLVGGESHPTGDGKSSKERYEQLVKFAESHFGDVEVLNHWSSHDYIAPDRIPFIGQLHEDTDHVYTLTAFGKWGLAAAVTGGKVITDLIQGDDNPYAALFAPNRQINKITETEPKDDNPTESYDKSSQASDPKQLSPGMGSIVKIDDKNVAAYKDNNGQLHLLDTACTHLGCDVAWNDGDKTWDCPCHGSRFAATGEVIEGPAVKDMPTWKK, from the coding sequence TTGAGCACAAAACTAACTGACAATGTACAATCATACTGGCACAAAATTTATCAGAAGGACCAAGAAAATACCTTACAAGAAGATATTCAGACTGATGTTGTTGTCGCTGGTGGCGGTATTGCTGGAGTGATGTCGGCCTATTTTCTGGCTAAAAGCGGCAAACGCGTTGCGCTCCTTGAAGCGCGGGAGCTTTATAGTGGAACAACAGGATTCACAACTGCAAAATTAACCGCACAGCATAATTTGATATATGATGAAATGATTAATCGATATGGCCAGAAAACAGCCCAGCAATACTACCAGGCCAACATGGAAGGCATTGCCTTTGTTAAAGAGCTCGCAAATCAATACGGAATCGACTGTGATTTGGAAGAGCAGGATGCATTTGTTTTCACCGAACAGATACAACATAAAGATAAATTGAAAAAAGAATACGATGCTTATCAAAAATTAGGCATAGAAGGCGCTTTTGTTGAAGATCTGCCATTGGATCTAGATATATCAGCAGCCGTGATGATGCGGCATCAAGCTCAATTTCATCCAGTGAAGTTCCTTCAGGGGATCGTGAAGGAAATTAAGGCACTAGGTGGCTATGTGTTTGAACATACACCCGTTATGGATCTGTCTGTAGACAAACAAGTCACTTGTCATACAGATTCAGATTATACAGTCACTGCTGATGATGTTGTACTTGCCACACATCTTCCTGTCTATGAACCAGGCAAGAAATTTTATTCCAGTCATGTGAAAACAGAAAGCTCTTATGCACTCGCTGTAAAATCCAGCTACGAATTTCCGGAAGGCATGTATATCAATAATGACTTGCCGAAGCGGACTTTAAGATCCATCCGTGATAACGGTGAAAATTACCTCCTTGTAGGTGGTGAAAGTCACCCAACTGGAGATGGCAAATCTTCCAAAGAACGTTATGAACAACTGGTTAAATTTGCTGAATCGCACTTTGGTGATGTTGAGGTGCTTAACCATTGGTCATCTCATGATTATATTGCTCCTGATCGGATTCCATTCATTGGTCAGTTGCATGAAGATACCGACCATGTGTATACGTTAACCGCTTTTGGCAAATGGGGCCTCGCTGCCGCCGTCACGGGTGGGAAAGTTATTACGGATCTCATTCAGGGTGATGACAACCCTTATGCAGCATTATTCGCGCCAAACCGTCAGATCAATAAAATTACAGAAACTGAACCTAAAGATGATAATCCAACTGAAAGCTACGATAAATCCAGCCAAGCAAGTGATCCTAAACAATTAAGTCCTGGGATGGGCTCCATTGTTAAAATCGACGACAAAAACGTAGCTGCATACAAAGACAACAACGGTCAGTTGCATTTATTGGATACAGCATGCACACACTTAGGCTGTGATGTGGCTTGGAACGATGGCGATAAAACTTGGGATTGTCCTTGTCATGGTTCGCGATTTGCTGCAACCGGCGAAGTGATTGAAGGCCCGGCTGTAAAAGACATGCCAACTTGGAAAAAATAA
- a CDS encoding CPBP family intramembrane glutamic endopeptidase translates to MICAFLAWFEHGVSINYVIKTGMKISLFFTVITIYRIWFDHFRWTDVLRNKEYVRKWLRLLFLGGSSAAVILLAYIVLQPFLDLSMIKSDLTNRLGITPVGFIFVGLYITFGNSFLEEYFFRGFIFFNLPRKTGYIYSPLLFAAYHIPMIILWFDLYQIVLCFIGLWLIGMIFQKVNEREGTIWSSWMIHVCADTMIIIIGLTLFF, encoded by the coding sequence TTGATTTGTGCTTTTCTCGCCTGGTTCGAGCATGGTGTCAGTATCAACTATGTCATTAAAACTGGCATGAAGATCAGTTTGTTTTTTACAGTGATCACAATATACCGTATATGGTTCGACCATTTTAGGTGGACCGATGTATTGCGCAATAAAGAATACGTACGCAAGTGGCTCAGGCTACTTTTCCTCGGAGGAAGCTCTGCTGCCGTTATTTTATTGGCCTACATCGTTCTGCAGCCTTTTCTTGATTTATCTATGATTAAATCAGATCTTACCAATCGTTTGGGTATCACACCGGTGGGTTTCATTTTTGTCGGTTTGTATATCACTTTTGGGAATTCATTTCTTGAAGAGTATTTTTTCAGAGGCTTCATATTTTTTAACTTACCGAGAAAGACTGGCTATATCTATAGCCCTTTACTGTTTGCCGCTTATCATATTCCGATGATTATTCTATGGTTTGATCTTTATCAGATTGTACTATGTTTTATTGGCTTATGGCTGATCGGGATGATCTTTCAGAAGGTGAACGAGAGAGAAGGGACGATTTGGTCATCATGGATGATCCATGTTTGCGCTGATACTATGATTATAATCATTGGACTAACTCTGTTTTTTTAG
- a CDS encoding 5'-3' exonuclease produces the protein MNRNQILLVDGMALLFRGFYATSFRGNYMLTSTGVPTNGVYQFMRYFMDAVNTFKPSHVICCWDMGSKTFQTELYDNYKANRGAPPEELIPQFDLVKEVVEAFNVPNIGLENYEADDCIGTLAAAYSQDHDVTILTGDHDMLQLVNEGTRVAIMKKGMGNYDLFDAHNFLDKQGLSPQQIVDMKALTGDSADNYPGVKGIGDKTARKLLQQYKTVDTLLEKTTELTPAMQKKFEADLDMLHLSRELAQIKCDVPVTCELDDALWEIDRDKIESVFEKLEFRNLDKLLG, from the coding sequence ATGAATAGAAATCAGATATTATTGGTGGATGGAATGGCCTTATTATTTCGTGGCTTTTATGCAACATCATTCCGAGGCAATTACATGTTGACGTCAACAGGCGTGCCTACAAATGGCGTTTATCAATTTATGCGCTATTTTATGGACGCTGTTAACACCTTCAAGCCTTCACATGTCATCTGCTGTTGGGATATGGGAAGCAAAACATTCCAGACAGAGCTATATGACAACTATAAAGCAAATAGAGGCGCACCGCCTGAAGAACTCATTCCACAATTTGACCTTGTAAAAGAGGTCGTTGAGGCTTTTAATGTGCCAAACATTGGCCTTGAGAATTACGAAGCTGATGACTGTATCGGTACACTAGCTGCTGCCTATTCACAAGATCACGATGTGACGATTTTGACCGGTGATCATGATATGCTTCAGCTTGTCAATGAAGGGACGCGCGTTGCCATCATGAAAAAGGGGATGGGTAATTACGACTTGTTTGACGCGCATAACTTCTTGGATAAACAAGGTCTTTCACCACAGCAGATTGTCGACATGAAAGCATTGACCGGTGATAGTGCTGATAATTATCCAGGCGTCAAAGGGATTGGTGATAAAACAGCCCGAAAGCTGCTGCAGCAATATAAAACAGTGGATACACTGCTTGAGAAAACCACAGAATTAACACCAGCCATGCAGAAAAAGTTTGAGGCTGATCTGGATATGCTGCACCTTAGCCGTGAACTGGCCCAAATAAAATGTGACGTCCCCGTAACGTGTGAACTGGATGATGCATTGTGGGAAATCGATCGTGACAAAATTGAGTCCGTATTCGAAAAATTGGAGTTTCGCAACCTTGACAAACTTCTCGGCTAA
- a CDS encoding dynamin family protein produces MDVVEAVKQQRLHISKEQLAALYDQMLTRKDEINAQKMLDLYDKHIQQTISISFAGHFSAGKSSMINTLLDADILPKSPIPTSANIVRLTSGEGVARIYFKHQQPVEYSEPYDIEQIKAYSKDKTDIKQIDISTSQSLIPKNRYIIDTPGIDAADDADRVMTEGALHLVDHIFYVMDYNHVQSEVNLEFLNNIQKQGLPFSLIINQIDKHDEEELSFANFQMNVEKTFFQWGLKPEDIYYTSLVQAKFSHNDLHKVKTKLSEMLSSHYEDIQNTSQSAKQIIESYKHRLEEQAIEQKDILKQKQNSDFNREHLNDINDKISHLERLPDDLVHALTAELNLTLQNAYLMPATTRDLAESFLQSTQSSFKVGLIGSKRKTENERIDRLNAFLNALKENIQTTIEWKLRDKFISLLKQHNVHDENTINRIQSIYINYGENDVLKLVKSGAMVTGQYVLNFTNEVANDIKQQYKQKALHVFTQIKQDIVHENTPELTELKQAKKEMEKNVDLDHEKEMIDEALQDSYDAIDAALNQTLETNAYITQAEAHLAEQVITFKQQTGVTLQQPHNRQTSGEMESGHASQEVSLPEASYNYITKHIEETIQTVADTPGFSTFISDLKRKQARLEERSYTISLFGAFSAGKSTFANAMLGESVLPVSPNPTTAAVNRINPVTPKYPHGTVTIQVKDAATMLSDLRAITKKLSPPESDLSSFLEWVRANDIQHSKSLSQLYQSYLQAVLAGYDSIKHAIGQTMTVTLDDFPDYVADETKASFIESIDLYYDCPLTQEGITLVDTPGADSVNARHTNVAFDYIKQADAILYVTYYNHALSKADKTFLTQLGRVKDAFQLDKMFFIVNAADLAEDEAELKLVTTYVEEQLTQLGIRLPNLYPVSSKQSLREKEQDLQLNGMMHQFEKDFNRFIHYDLTAITAQSAVKDIHRTKAALDNYRQSIHMDQEAKQTFIESLEEAFEQAKQDIAVVNSDAEVKQLTQRIEKQLHYVWERVSLRYHDLFKESFNPTTITSSGREAHKELKQSLSELIDDIAYELLQELRAVSLRVESTIQKLAQEIYDKLGATCEEQHHVFSLPAFETPDLQTPNYESGFKSIDLTNFDHALTVFKNTKSFFVDNQKEIMKEKIYEVLDPMARSYLDMNKNIMEDHYLTEWSRMIQSIQQG; encoded by the coding sequence ATGGATGTGGTGGAAGCAGTGAAACAGCAGAGATTACATATTTCAAAAGAGCAGCTGGCGGCATTATACGATCAAATGCTCACACGTAAAGACGAAATCAATGCACAAAAAATGTTAGATTTGTACGACAAACACATACAGCAAACCATTTCAATTAGCTTTGCGGGTCATTTTTCCGCCGGTAAGTCCTCTATGATCAACACACTGTTGGATGCGGATATACTGCCTAAGAGTCCGATTCCTACAAGTGCAAATATCGTCAGGCTTACATCGGGAGAAGGGGTTGCACGCATTTATTTTAAACATCAGCAGCCTGTGGAATATAGTGAACCGTATGATATTGAGCAAATAAAAGCGTATTCCAAGGATAAAACAGATATTAAACAAATCGACATCAGTACCTCCCAATCATTGATCCCCAAGAACCGCTATATTATTGACACACCAGGGATTGATGCCGCGGATGATGCAGACAGGGTTATGACTGAAGGTGCACTCCATCTTGTCGATCATATCTTTTATGTCATGGACTATAACCATGTCCAATCAGAAGTTAATTTGGAATTTCTAAATAACATACAAAAACAAGGACTTCCTTTTTCATTGATTATCAACCAAATTGACAAGCATGATGAGGAGGAACTGAGCTTTGCGAATTTCCAAATGAACGTTGAAAAAACGTTTTTTCAATGGGGGTTGAAACCTGAGGACATATACTATACGAGCCTTGTGCAAGCCAAATTCTCCCACAACGATTTGCATAAAGTTAAAACTAAACTTTCTGAGATGCTGAGCAGTCATTATGAAGACATACAAAATACCTCTCAATCTGCAAAACAGATCATTGAATCATATAAACATCGGCTTGAAGAACAGGCAATTGAACAAAAGGACATCCTTAAGCAAAAGCAGAATTCAGATTTTAATAGAGAGCATTTGAACGATATAAATGATAAGATATCCCATCTGGAACGCCTGCCCGACGATTTAGTTCATGCTTTAACAGCTGAACTAAATCTCACATTACAAAATGCTTATCTAATGCCAGCCACAACCAGAGATTTGGCTGAATCGTTTCTGCAATCAACACAATCCAGTTTCAAAGTAGGCTTGATTGGGTCAAAGCGCAAGACAGAGAATGAACGAATTGATCGTCTGAACGCCTTTTTGAATGCGCTGAAAGAAAATATACAGACAACAATCGAATGGAAATTGCGGGATAAGTTTATAAGTCTCCTCAAACAGCATAATGTACACGATGAGAACACGATAAACCGCATCCAGTCTATTTACATCAATTATGGTGAAAACGATGTTCTGAAGCTGGTTAAATCAGGTGCCATGGTGACCGGGCAATATGTGTTGAACTTTACGAATGAAGTAGCGAACGATATAAAACAGCAATATAAACAAAAAGCGCTTCATGTCTTCACACAGATCAAACAGGATATTGTTCATGAGAATACGCCAGAGTTAACAGAATTGAAACAGGCAAAAAAAGAAATGGAGAAGAACGTTGACCTCGACCATGAAAAAGAAATGATTGACGAGGCACTTCAAGACAGCTATGACGCAATTGATGCAGCACTGAATCAAACACTCGAAACAAACGCTTATATCACTCAAGCTGAAGCACATTTGGCCGAACAAGTCATCACTTTCAAACAGCAAACCGGTGTCACACTCCAACAACCCCACAACCGACAGACATCTGGGGAGATGGAATCAGGGCATGCATCACAAGAAGTTTCATTACCTGAAGCATCTTATAATTATATTACCAAACATATTGAAGAAACCATACAAACAGTTGCTGACACACCAGGATTTTCAACATTTATATCGGACTTAAAACGAAAACAGGCACGACTGGAAGAACGCAGCTACACCATATCACTATTTGGAGCATTCAGCGCTGGGAAATCTACATTTGCCAATGCCATGCTCGGAGAGTCGGTTTTGCCCGTCTCTCCAAACCCAACGACAGCAGCTGTTAATAGAATCAATCCGGTTACGCCAAAATATCCACATGGAACAGTCACAATACAGGTGAAAGATGCGGCAACGATGTTGAGTGATCTGAGGGCAATTACCAAAAAGTTATCACCCCCAGAAAGTGATTTATCCTCATTTCTGGAGTGGGTGAGAGCAAACGACATTCAACACTCGAAAAGTTTGAGTCAATTATATCAGTCATATTTGCAGGCAGTACTGGCTGGCTATGATTCAATTAAACATGCGATTGGCCAAACAATGACAGTAACGTTAGATGATTTTCCAGATTATGTAGCGGACGAAACCAAAGCCAGTTTTATAGAATCAATTGATTTGTATTATGATTGTCCTTTAACACAGGAAGGTATTACACTTGTCGACACGCCAGGTGCCGATTCCGTGAATGCTCGCCATACAAATGTGGCATTTGATTACATTAAACAAGCGGATGCAATCTTATATGTCACCTATTATAACCATGCATTGTCTAAAGCAGATAAAACCTTCTTAACTCAGCTTGGACGGGTCAAGGATGCCTTCCAGCTGGATAAAATGTTTTTTATCGTGAATGCCGCAGACCTTGCTGAAGATGAAGCTGAACTTAAACTTGTCACCACCTATGTGGAAGAACAATTAACCCAGCTTGGTATCAGGCTGCCGAATTTATACCCCGTTTCAAGCAAGCAGTCTCTTAGAGAGAAAGAGCAAGATCTTCAGTTAAACGGGATGATGCATCAGTTTGAAAAAGACTTTAACCGGTTTATTCACTATGACTTAACTGCTATAACCGCCCAATCTGCTGTCAAGGATATCCATCGGACCAAGGCTGCACTTGACAACTACAGACAATCCATTCACATGGATCAGGAAGCAAAACAAACTTTCATAGAATCTTTGGAAGAAGCTTTTGAGCAAGCAAAACAAGACATTGCAGTGGTCAATAGCGATGCAGAAGTCAAGCAGTTGACCCAGAGAATTGAAAAGCAGCTTCACTATGTATGGGAGCGTGTTTCGCTTCGTTATCATGATCTGTTTAAAGAATCCTTTAACCCAACAACGATTACATCATCTGGCAGAGAAGCACACAAGGAATTAAAACAAAGCTTAAGCGAACTTATAGACGATATTGCCTATGAATTATTGCAGGAATTGCGAGCAGTGTCACTCAGGGTAGAAAGTACAATACAAAAGCTCGCCCAAGAAATCTATGACAAACTGGGCGCAACATGTGAAGAGCAGCATCATGTATTCTCCCTTCCGGCTTTTGAAACGCCGGACCTGCAAACACCAAACTACGAATCAGGGTTTAAATCTATTGATCTTACTAATTTCGACCATGCTTTGACCGTATTTAAAAATACAAAAAGCTTTTTTGTCGATAACCAAAAAGAAATCATGAAAGAAAAGATTTATGAAGTGTTGGATCCAATGGCCAGGAGCTATTTGGATATGAACAAAAACATTATGGAGGACCATTATTTAACCGAATGGTCGCGCATGATCCAATCAATCCAGCAGGGGTAA
- a CDS encoding alpha/beta fold hydrolase, which produces MMATTDIVKLVPTLALPVMILQGQYDYQTTHTQAKRFYESVKAPYKKMFTFENSSHTPFIEESERFYKFMQDEVLGLCSLNFS; this is translated from the coding sequence GTGATGGCAACAACCGACATAGTCAAACTTGTTCCAACGCTTGCTCTTCCGGTCATGATACTCCAAGGTCAGTATGATTATCAAACGACGCACACACAGGCTAAGCGCTTTTATGAATCGGTAAAGGCTCCATATAAGAAAATGTTCACCTTTGAAAATTCGTCCCACACTCCTTTTATTGAGGAATCGGAACGTTTTTATAAATTTATGCAAGATGAAGTATTGGGGTTATGTAGCCTGAATTTTTCGTAA
- a CDS encoding alpha/beta fold hydrolase, which translates to MLLKSFEKPLNNLSKQNGRGTITKEYIEINGVRQGLIIESLNQGKPLLLFLHGGPGLPAYPVIKAHGVSLEQFFDVCYWDQRGTGMSYYNKESNEPLSVEQLLDDTIQVVNYLREKYAQDKVFLLGHSWGSYLGSLAAHKKPHLFHAYIGVGQVGSAKESEHETYNFILKTATDKNDHRAMKQIKNVAFDENYYKNRSYGAIRAKFTNKYGG; encoded by the coding sequence ATGCTTTTAAAGTCTTTTGAAAAGCCTTTGAATAATCTAAGTAAGCAAAATGGAAGAGGAACTATAACAAAGGAATACATAGAAATTAATGGAGTCAGACAAGGGTTAATCATTGAGTCTTTAAATCAAGGAAAACCATTGCTATTATTTTTGCATGGTGGTCCGGGATTACCTGCTTACCCCGTCATTAAAGCCCATGGTGTCAGTCTTGAACAGTTTTTCGACGTGTGTTATTGGGATCAAAGAGGAACAGGCATGTCTTATTATAATAAAGAATCCAATGAACCATTAAGCGTTGAACAGCTATTGGATGATACAATTCAAGTCGTAAACTATTTGAGGGAAAAATATGCACAAGACAAAGTATTTTTACTTGGGCATTCATGGGGGTCTTACCTTGGAAGCCTTGCAGCACATAAAAAACCTCACCTTTTCCACGCTTATATTGGAGTTGGTCAAGTAGGCTCAGCAAAAGAATCAGAGCATGAGACATATAACTTTATTCTAAAAACCGCAACCGATAAAAATGATCATCGTGCAATGAAACAAATAAAAAATGTAGCATTTGATGAAAATTATTATAAAAATCGTTCATATGGTGCCATCAGGGCTAAATTCACGAACAAGTACGGGGGGTGA
- a CDS encoding acyl-CoA carboxylase subunit beta — protein MSYINDLKDRVSQIEKGGYEKYHEKNAEKGKMFVRDRLKQLFDTGVDVEDAFFANCMDDTLPSDGVVTGIGKINGQSVCVMANDSTVKAGSWGKRTVEKIIRIQETAMKLEIPMLYLVDSAGARITDQIEMFPGRRGAGRIFHNQIKLSGRVPQVCLLFGPSAAGGAYIPAFSDIVIMVEGNASMYLGSPRMAEKVIGEKVSLEEMGGAKMHCSVSGCGDVLVKSEQAAIEYAQHYLSYFPANFREKPKSAAPGDIKSFEKTITDLIPENQNAPFNMHDLIARVIDEDSFCEIKKKFAPELITGLARINGQFVGIIANQPRMKGGVLFPDSADKSAKFVQLCDAFNIPLLFLVDVPGFMIGTKVERAGIIRHGAKMLATMSEATVPKISVIVRKAYGAGLYAMAGPAFEPDACIALPTAQIAVMGPEAAVNAVYANKIAELPEEERPAFIQEKQEEYKENIDIYRLASELVVDAVVDPEKLRDELISRFSAYDVKNVTFTERKHGVYPV, from the coding sequence ATGTCATATATCAATGACCTGAAAGACCGGGTCAGTCAAATTGAAAAAGGCGGCTATGAGAAATATCATGAAAAAAATGCGGAAAAAGGCAAGATGTTTGTCCGAGACCGTCTCAAGCAATTATTTGACACAGGGGTTGATGTGGAAGACGCATTTTTTGCAAATTGCATGGATGATACACTGCCGTCAGATGGTGTGGTCACAGGGATTGGGAAGATCAACGGACAATCTGTTTGTGTAATGGCCAACGACTCAACCGTTAAAGCAGGATCCTGGGGCAAACGAACGGTCGAGAAAATCATCCGCATTCAGGAAACAGCGATGAAGCTGGAAATCCCTATGCTGTACCTTGTCGATTCAGCAGGGGCCAGGATTACGGATCAAATTGAAATGTTCCCAGGAAGACGTGGAGCAGGACGGATTTTTCACAATCAAATAAAACTATCCGGTCGCGTCCCACAAGTCTGCCTGCTATTTGGACCTTCCGCAGCTGGCGGGGCTTATATACCAGCATTCTCTGATATCGTTATCATGGTAGAAGGTAATGCATCCATGTACCTCGGATCCCCGCGTATGGCGGAAAAAGTTATCGGAGAAAAAGTCAGCTTGGAGGAAATGGGTGGTGCGAAAATGCATTGTTCTGTTTCCGGGTGCGGAGATGTACTCGTTAAATCTGAACAGGCAGCGATTGAATACGCACAGCACTATCTATCCTACTTTCCTGCTAACTTTAGAGAAAAACCAAAATCAGCAGCACCTGGTGATATTAAATCATTTGAAAAAACAATTACAGACTTGATTCCTGAAAATCAAAATGCGCCATTTAATATGCATGATTTGATTGCACGCGTCATTGATGAAGACAGTTTTTGTGAAATCAAAAAGAAATTTGCACCTGAATTGATCACAGGACTTGCCCGCATTAATGGACAATTTGTCGGTATCATTGCCAATCAGCCAAGAATGAAAGGCGGTGTCCTGTTCCCGGATTCAGCGGATAAGTCAGCAAAATTTGTCCAATTATGCGATGCATTTAACATCCCGCTGTTATTCTTGGTTGATGTTCCAGGCTTTATGATCGGCACTAAAGTTGAACGTGCAGGCATTATTAGACACGGTGCCAAGATGCTCGCGACAATGAGCGAGGCAACCGTTCCAAAGATATCCGTTATCGTTCGAAAAGCATATGGTGCTGGTCTGTATGCCATGGCAGGCCCTGCATTCGAACCTGATGCATGTATTGCACTGCCTACCGCCCAGATTGCAGTTATGGGACCGGAAGCCGCGGTGAACGCTGTATATGCCAATAAAATTGCCGAGCTACCTGAGGAAGAGCGCCCGGCATTCATACAGGAGAAACAAGAGGAGTATAAAGAGAATATTGATATATACCGTCTGGCATCCGAATTGGTTGTCGATGCAGTCGTTGATCCAGAAAAACTACGTGACGAACTCATCAGCCGCTTTTCAGCTTACGATGTCAAAAACGTCACCTTCACCGAACGCAAACATGGCGTATATCCAGTTTAA
- a CDS encoding acetyl-CoA carboxylase biotin carboxyl carrier protein subunit, whose product MELKASMAGSVWKIVVSEGDQVEEDQDIVILESMKMEIPIPAEDDGTVKAIKVAEGDFVNEGDVIAVIE is encoded by the coding sequence ATGGAATTAAAAGCATCAATGGCAGGTAGTGTATGGAAGATTGTCGTAAGTGAAGGAGACCAAGTGGAAGAAGATCAGGATATTGTTATTTTGGAATCTATGAAAATGGAAATACCTATTCCAGCTGAAGACGATGGCACGGTGAAAGCCATTAAAGTGGCTGAAGGTGACTTTGTCAACGAAGGCGACGTTATTGCTGTTATCGAATAG
- a CDS encoding acetyl-CoA carboxylase biotin carboxylase subunit: protein MIQKILVANRGEIAARVIRTCQKMNIKTVAIYSEADQDAPFVAMADEAHLVGPPRVNESYLNTDKIISIAKETKADALHPGYGFLSESPAFAQACEQEGITFIGPKSHVMKQMGSKIEARRVMQEAGVPIVPGTDQAVESAENSVKAANQIGYPIFLKASAGGGGIGMQTVYSDEELLKAFSGNAKRAETFFGDGAMFLEKKIEDAHHVEIQLLADEDGNVIHLFDRECSIQRRNQKVIEEAPSPFISEETRHSMGESAVKAAKALGYTSAGTIEFLVDDQEHFYFLEMNTRIQVEHPITEEITGVDIVEAQINIANGKSLAFKQEDITRTGHAIEARIYAEDPVTFFPSPGQITALSLPEGSGIRHENAVVSGFNVTPFYDPMIGKLVVSGETRDQAISRMEAALADYHIEGIKTNIPMLKEVIKHPQFKSGITTTAFVEHYYNKKD from the coding sequence GTGATTCAAAAAATACTCGTTGCAAACCGAGGGGAAATTGCTGCACGTGTGATACGCACATGTCAAAAGATGAACATCAAAACAGTTGCCATCTATTCTGAAGCCGATCAGGATGCCCCGTTCGTAGCCATGGCTGACGAAGCACATCTTGTAGGCCCACCCAGGGTAAATGAAAGTTATTTAAACACGGATAAAATCATTTCCATTGCTAAAGAAACGAAGGCAGATGCACTTCATCCGGGATATGGCTTTCTAAGTGAAAGTCCCGCGTTTGCGCAAGCTTGCGAACAAGAGGGGATCACCTTTATCGGTCCTAAAAGTCATGTTATGAAACAAATGGGTAGTAAAATAGAAGCAAGACGGGTGATGCAAGAGGCAGGTGTGCCGATTGTGCCCGGTACAGATCAAGCAGTAGAGTCAGCTGAAAATTCTGTGAAAGCAGCCAATCAAATCGGCTATCCAATATTCCTTAAAGCCTCAGCTGGAGGCGGAGGCATCGGTATGCAAACCGTGTACTCTGATGAGGAACTGCTGAAAGCCTTTAGCGGTAACGCCAAACGAGCTGAAACGTTCTTCGGTGACGGTGCCATGTTCCTGGAGAAGAAAATAGAAGACGCACACCACGTAGAAATTCAATTGCTTGCAGATGAAGATGGCAACGTGATTCACTTGTTTGACAGAGAGTGCTCTATACAAAGACGCAATCAAAAAGTGATTGAAGAAGCGCCCTCACCATTCATCAGCGAAGAGACCAGGCATTCCATGGGAGAGTCTGCTGTAAAGGCAGCAAAAGCGTTGGGTTATACAAGTGCAGGAACGATTGAGTTTCTAGTTGACGACCAGGAACATTTTTATTTTTTGGAAATGAACACTCGCATTCAAGTTGAACATCCGATTACTGAAGAAATTACGGGTGTGGATATTGTAGAAGCTCAAATTAATATCGCAAACGGTAAGTCGCTTGCTTTTAAGCAAGAAGACATCACAAGGACGGGACATGCCATTGAAGCACGGATCTATGCTGAGGACCCGGTAACATTCTTCCCGTCACCCGGCCAAATTACTGCCCTGAGCCTTCCAGAAGGTAGTGGCATCAGACATGAAAACGCCGTTGTGAGCGGCTTTAATGTCACACCCTTTTATGATCCCATGATCGGGAAACTCGTTGTATCGGGTGAAACAAGGGATCAAGCTATAAGCCGAATGGAAGCAGCTTTGGCAGATTATCATATTGAAGGCATTAAAACCAACATACCGATGCTGAAAGAGGTCATTAAACACCCACAGTTTAAATCTGGGATCACGACCACAGCATTCGTAGAGCATTACTACAATAAAAAGGATTAA